In the genome of Phragmitibacter flavus, the window CATTGGATCGTGTGGTTTTTGTGCTGGATTATTCGATTTCAATGAAGCCGAATCAACTGGACCTGGTGGTGGCCGAAATGGGCAAGACATTGAAAGTGCTGCCGCCCAAGGCGGAGTATCAGGTGATTTTGTTTGCGGGCGGTGCCCGATTTGCATCGGATGACTGGACGGTGGATTCGCAGCACCGATACGACCGGATCGTGCTGCATCGCAGGAAGAAGTTCCGCTTCTATTCGCCGACCAACTCCTTCATGGATTATGCGTTTGAAGGCAAGGATGACGAATTGCCGGAGGATCGCTGGATCAGCGCCAATGCTCACAATGTCAAACGCACCATGGAGAACCTTGAGGCGAAAAAGACCTGGAGCGGCACTGACTGGCGCTGGGGTTTCAAGATGGCGATGAACATGAATCCACCGCCGAAGGTGATTTATTTTATGACCGACGGCTTGATGGACAGGGCGGCGGAGGCGGTGGATGTGATTCTCGACTACAACAAAAACGTCCGCAAATCGAACACGCAATTCAACACCCTTTTGATGCACACGAAAGCGGGGAGCGAGCACATGGCGAAGCTGGCAAAGGGGTCGTCGGGACGGTTCACCATGGTGTTCAATGATGGCAGTTCGGTTGATGGCGATACCTACTTCAAAGATCGCGAGAAGTATGATGCGAAGTTGAGGTGAAGTAAGGGATGCGTAGGTTGCTGGGCTGCATTTTTTCCTTGAACCGGCTCGTCAGTGAGTGTCGACCTTGATTGATGCGTCGACTATTGAGAGAGGCCGACGTCTCAAATTGGTCATGGATACGAGAAGTCATTTGCCGCCGCCCGCGTCGCTGTGTATTTCTTGGAAGGGGCACTGAGTGGTGCCTGATCGAATCGCTTGTTGTCTTTGCTTCGTTATGAACCAGCCTCCCCGTCGCAAAGCACCGACTGAGCAGCCTTTGCTGGTGCTGGTGGAGGAGGCAACCCATCTGCTGCGGCGGTTGCCGTTGGGGGCATGGTTGGGATATTTTGTGGGGACCGCGCCGCTGGTGGTGTATTTGTTTTATTTTTGGACCGACATGTCGCGCTCGGCCAATGCCATGGGGCGCGTGGTGGAATCGTCATTGATCCTGGCCTTGCTGTATGGATGGATGAAGGTGTGGCATGCAGTGTTTTGTGGAAAGATGATGTCAGTTCTCGAGGCGAGTGAGCCGAATGGAGATGAGGGTTCCCCCATGTCGTTGAAGGGGTGGGTGAAGCTGATCGGGGGGCAGATGCTCATTCATGCAACGATGCCGGTGGTGATGTTGCTTTCCTTGGTCGCCGTGCTGCCGTTTGGCTGGGTGTATGCGTTTTATCACAATGTGTCGGCACTGGCCTGGGGGCATTTTCAGAAGGGGGGGACGACGCGGGAATTGATGGGATTGGCACTGGCGCAATCGCATCGGGCACCAGTTCAGAATCATTTGCTGATTTCGGTGATCACAGCCTTGGCGGTATTGATTTATGCGAATTGTTTTTCTGGATTGGCCACGGCGTTGATTTTGTCGAAATCGATCACCGGGACGGAGAATGCTTTTAGCTCCAATGCTTTTTTGTTCATGAGTTCGTCGTTTCAAGTATTACTGATTGGATTGAGCTACATGGTGATCAATCCGCTGGTGAAGGCGATGTATGCGTTGCGGTGTTTTTATGGCGTGTCGTTGCGAACAGGCGCGGATATGAAGGCGTCACTGCGGATCTTGACGCGGTCGAAGGCAGCAGTGGTGGCACTGATGATGGCGATGTCTTTTGGCTCGATGGGGGGGATGCAGGCGGAGGAGGTGGGCAGTTCGGATGATGGCGTGGTGTTGGAGGAATCGATCCGACAGGTGTTGCAGGGGAGTGAATATCAATGGCGTCTGCCGCGTGACAGTGGCGGGCAGAGTGAAACGGAAGATTCATGGATCGCTTCGATGTTGCGCTGGATCGTGGATGGCATCAGTGAAGCGTTTGATGGAGTTGGCAAGATGTTTGGAAATTTGATGGACTGGTTGTTCCGGCGGGATCAACCCCTGACGGGTTTTGATGGTGGAGGCGGTGGCACGGAATGGATGGTGTGGTTGCCGCGCTTGCTATGGGTGATGGTGATTGCGTTGGTGGTCGGGCTGGGATGGATGATCTATCGCCATTGGAGGCTGGCGCGTCGCA includes:
- a CDS encoding vWA domain-containing protein, translated to MNSTDEPSDQPVSPPSDPASGPVVPPVVTLTHEPGMPPVSSASGVQDSSKTGRWFEAWKKIGGGSLMVSLLIHAGLLIVAAFAVQTIVHEDAVDFLSGGGSKASEAASQAMTQQVQTKKRNSFQRSLPMQRVVSSSDSASIKLPDAATDAVDIPEMSSLLSAGSMGSGGFGSAGAGGGFGAGVGIGGLKGKISFFGLSTPLDRVVFVLDYSISMKPNQLDLVVAEMGKTLKVLPPKAEYQVILFAGGARFASDDWTVDSQHRYDRIVLHRRKKFRFYSPTNSFMDYAFEGKDDELPEDRWISANAHNVKRTMENLEAKKTWSGTDWRWGFKMAMNMNPPPKVIYFMTDGLMDRAAEAVDVILDYNKNVRKSNTQFNTLLMHTKAGSEHMAKLAKGSSGRFTMVFNDGSSVDGDTYFKDREKYDAKLR
- a CDS encoding DUF4129 domain-containing protein, with protein sequence MNQPPRRKAPTEQPLLVLVEEATHLLRRLPLGAWLGYFVGTAPLVVYLFYFWTDMSRSANAMGRVVESSLILALLYGWMKVWHAVFCGKMMSVLEASEPNGDEGSPMSLKGWVKLIGGQMLIHATMPVVMLLSLVAVLPFGWVYAFYHNVSALAWGHFQKGGTTRELMGLALAQSHRAPVQNHLLISVITALAVLIYANCFSGLATALILSKSITGTENAFSSNAFLFMSSSFQVLLIGLSYMVINPLVKAMYALRCFYGVSLRTGADMKASLRILTRSKAAVVALMMAMSFGSMGGMQAEEVGSSDDGVVLEESIRQVLQGSEYQWRLPRDSGGQSETEDSWIASMLRWIVDGISEAFDGVGKMFGNLMDWLFRRDQPLTGFDGGGGGTEWMVWLPRLLWVMVIALVVGLGWMIYRHWRLARRTAEVESADVPVEINLEAEHVVATQLPENEWLRLAREKAKEGDLRLALRALFLATLAHLGEKRLLTIVGSKSNGDYVRELGWRARGRDGLHEGFQEQVRVFEQVWYGWHEVGEDLMAKFEQQHERITSHAS